GTTAGTTTTCTATTTCATACGCCATTTTTTTAAAGAATTGGCAAATTCAGCGAGAAGCAGCTATAGATATGCTTGAGAAGCATTTTAAAAGCAACCTTTCTAAGCAAACTGAAGTTTCGTCGGTGCTAAGTGTTGGCCCTGGAGAGTTTGATAGGCAACTTATCCAATTTTTACAGCAATATGTTCCTGAAGGACAAACTTTAAAATATGTGACAGTAGAGCCTAATCATGTTCATCGGCAGATATTTGAAGCAACAATGCAATCACCTGGTCTTAGTGAAGTGAACTTAGAAATGCATCCAGTGATGATTGTAGATTTTCAAACAGATGAGCAATTTGATTGTATTCATTACACGCATTCTCTTTACCACATGCCAGGTCAAGAAGAGCAATTAATCCTTAAGTCGCTTAATATGCTCAAAGACGGAGGAGTTCTAATCATCACGCTGGAAACAGAAGAAGCAGTGATATTCAAATTAATTAACCAATACTCAGAAATAGCTGGTAAGGAAGAATACTGGCAAGAGACTTCTCATGTAGAAGCAAATAAGTTACGTAAAATCATAGATAATATCGGTTTGTCGTATAAATTTGAAAGCTATCCTGAATATTTAGATGTCTCTGCTTGCTTTAATCACAATTCGGAAGAAGGTAGAGTGTTGATGGATTTCCTTTTCCAAGCTAACTTACGTAATGCTTCTTCGGAGTTGAATCAACGGCTACTTTCTTTGGTTGACGAAGTAGCATTTGAGGAAAATGGCCGTAAAATGCTATATTTGCCCTCTGGCACATTTTTAATTCCAAAGCAATAGTGCGAGTTAAGTAAAACTTATTGTCATAGACAATTTCTTGGCGGTAAAATTTGCAAGATTTATCTGAGAACTCAATCCAAAATCTTAAATCCAATATCTAAAATTTGATGACCTCCGTAAAGTAAAGCGATGTTATGAGGAGTTAATAGATGTCTATTCCCGATATTACACAAAAGCTATTAGCGGCGAAACAAAAGAAAGAACTAAGCTTCGCCGACTTAGAAAAAATTCTCGGACGCGATGAAGTATGGATTGCTGCTTTATTCTACCGTCAAGCTAGTGCTTCGGAAGAAGAGGCAAAGTTATTAGTTGAAGCATTAGAGTTAGACGCAAGTTATATTCAAGAATTGACTGAATATCCTGTGAAGGGATTAGGCCCAGTTGTACCTACTGACCCACTAATTTATCGCTTCTACGAGATTATGCAAGTGTATGGGTTGCCAATTAAAGCTGTGATTCACGATAAATTTGGCGACGGAATTATGAGCGCGATTGATTTTACTTTAGACGTGGAAAAAGAAGAAGACCCTAAAGGCGATCGCGTTAAAGTTATTATGTCTGGTAAATTTTTACCTTATAAAAAATGGTAGTTTTTTAATTCAGCATATGGTAAATTTTCAAGATCATTTATTTGCTATTGCAATAAGTTAAAAAAATTATAATTATTATATTGAAAATAAGTTATAACTGGTTGTAAATTCTTTCACAGCTACAACCAGTTATAACTCTTGAAAAAAGAACAAATCAAGCCAGATAAAGAAATTATTTTTAATCCCTATTATATCCACCATAGCGGAGCAGCATATTTGGGTGATAGCTTAGAGCTAATTAAATTTATTGATGATAATAGTATTAATTTAATTCTAACTTCACCTCCATTTGCTCTTACTAGAAAAAAAGAATACGGTAATGAAAGCGCTGAAAAATATATAGAGTGGTTTCTACCTTTTGCCTATGAATTTAAAAGGGTACTGGCAAATAATGGCTCCTTTGTGCTGGATTTAGGCGGTGCTTACCTTCCTGGTCATCCCGTGCGGAGTATCTATCAATATGAGCTTTTAGTTAAATTATGCAGAGAAGTAGGTTTTTTTCTGGCTCAAGAATTCTACCATTATAATCCGGCTCGGCTTCCTACCCCTGCTGAGTGGGTAACCATCAAACGCATTCGTGTAAAAGATTCAGTAAATGTAGTTTGGTGGTTGTCTAAAACACCAAACCCTAAAGCAGACAATAGAAAAATTCTAAAGCCATATAGCCAAAGTATGAAAAAATTACTTAAAAATGGCTATAAGTCCAAAATACGTCCTAGCGGACATGAGATTTCTGACAAGTTTCAAAAAGATAATCAAGGTGCAATTCCGCCAAACTTACTAGAAATTGCCAATACTGAATCAAATAGTGCTTATTTACGTCAGTGTAAAGCAGTGGGAATTAAACCCCATCCAGCACGTTTCCCTCAAGGGTTCGCCGAGTTTTTCATCAAGTTCTTAACTGATGAAGGTGATATAGTTTTAGACCCATTTGCAGGTTCTAACACAACTGGATTTGTTGCTGAGACTTTGCAACGCCGATGGATTTCTTTTGAAATTAATGAGGATTATGTTGTGGGAAGTCGTTATCGATTTAGCCAATAATCTAGATAAAGTTAAGAGTGATAAGTTAAAATTTATAGCTTATAACTCATAACTATTTACTTAAATCTCTCCATTTACTTGCATTTGATGAACTTGATCCGCTAGGTCTTGACGACCTTGCTCATCTAACTTATCAATGGCTAACATACCCATGAGAATAACTTCTTTCAATGTCAAACGTGTCGAATGTGCCTGTTTTTGCACAATCTCCTTAATAATTGGACTAACACCAATCGCTGTACTAGCTCTAGCCACAGAATAATAGGGAACCACTAATGACTTAGCCTAAATATTAGCATTTCTAAGAAGGTTCTTCTATATAATTAAAACTTAATTTAAATGGCTTTAAACTTATGTTAGATGTTCTTATAGTTACATATTCAAATATGAATTTGAATTTATATAAATAAAGGAAAAAGATAGATAGGCAAGGTCTTATGATACTCATGAACAATTTTTAGCAATTCCTCAATCATGGCATCAAAAATAAAACTCAGGATTTACACGGAACTTAAAGTCTATTCCTAATATCCCAGTACAACGAGTGTAGTGTATGATCATGCTGAAAACAAATCTAGAAGTTCGCTAATCTCTATTAAGGTTGAAATTCTCTATGTATCTGGTACTCAAACTCTCATATTAACTAAGCCTATGCTAGGTCATTAATAACACTTAGTCATACTATGTGAACGTTCTGAATAGCGAGCCTTTGAGATATTTCTAAGTTATTCAAAAATCGTTGATTATATACCACTGTAAAATTGATGAGCCAAAAGACAGTAGCAGTAATTTTTAATACTCTGGTATTTCGTCTGTAAAAATAAATATGCTTTGAAGAGATTGTAAATTGTCAAATTAATCTCCCTAACCCACTTTACAGAACTATACAGTGTAAATAAGAATAATAATCTAACCGAAGTAAAAATTTCCTGAATCCAGCCTGTAAATGCTGTCATAGGGAAAAGCAGTGAGTAGAGGAGAGATAAAAAGATGAGGGATCCCTATCTGTTGGCAGCAGGCTTGTTAACAGGATTGGCAATACCAGCATCGGCTCTTCCACATATGTCGATTATCCTGCAAGACAATTCTAGATTCCTGTGGGATTTAAAACAGGGTTCTCAGCCAATAGTAAATCAGAAAATCATCCCCAGTGTTAACAAGCTCTCCTCTCCAGAATTGAGTAACCAAGCTTTACAACTGCTAGGGAATGTACAGCCGACAGTAGGTGAAAAAGTCATCCCCAATGAAGATGTCTCGTTGCCGCAATTGAGCAGTCAAGAAGTTTCAGCACCAACTGAGTCATCACTTAACCCTAACCTGCCAACAGCTACCAGTACACTGATATCTGGAAGTCAACTTTACTATCAAAGATTGGCGGCTTTGAAAACAGGACAAGTCTATAAACGTGTGGATAGTGATAGCGTCCAGTCGATGTGGGACTCAGCCAAAAAGCATCAGTTAACTTATGAGGACTGGAAAATTTTATTAGCTTTGGAAGCCAAAGCGATCGCTCAAGGACAAGGTAGAAATCATCTCAGTATTTTATTGGGTGATTCTTTAAGTTTGTGGTTCCCCAACGAAAAACTGCCTACTGGTAAATTGTGGTTAAATCAAGGCATATCTGGAGATACTTCCAGTGGCATTTTAAGGAGATTAGGAGCATTTTCGGCAACGCGACCGGATGTAATTTACGTGATGGCGGGAATTAACGATATGCGAAAAGGCGCTAGCGATCAAGCAATTTTACGTAATTACCGCCGGATTATCCGCAGCTTAAGACAGGATCATCCAAAGACTCAGATAATTGTCCAATCAATTTTGCCTACTCGTCTATCAACAATTTCTAATAGCCGTATTCGTCGAGTCAACGCCCAACTGGCCTTGATTACTAAGCAAGAAGGAGCTAATTATTTAAATCTCTATAGTTGGTTTACAGATATGCAAGGTAATTTGCGTTCAGAGTTAACCACAGATGGCTTACATCTATCTAAAGATGGCTATGATGTGTGGGAATCAGTACTACAGCAGGTAGAATTAAAGCTCGTTCAGAGCAAGAATTGAGCCAGTGTAATTTTAAATTTATGGAAGTGACAGATCATGATGCCATTACTATACGTTCTGTAATAGAGTGCCAATTAGCAGCCTTTCAAAAGGATGATGCCCAAGGCGCTTTTGCCTTCGCTAGCCAAGGAATTCAAGCACAATTTGGCACTCCAGAAAACTTTATACAGATGGTGAGAACAAGCTACCCAGCTGTGTACCGTCCTCGTTCTATATTTTTTGAAAAAATAACAATTATCCAGAAGAACATAACTCAGCCAGTGCTACTGCTTGCACCTAACGGAGTTCCCGTAAGAGCATTATATTTTATGGAAAAGCAGCCTGATCATACTTGGAGGATTAACGGCTGCTTTCTTGTATCTATAGAAGCAAAAATTATTTAGTTTTGGGATGGGTCATAAGGTGAGACAAAGGAGACAAGAATAATTACTAACTGTTGACTAATTTATGGTTTAGCACTCAGGCTTTCCTTATTTGAAACCTGTAAAACTTGATTTAACTTCCCGCTACGATAACCTTCTAGATCCAGAGTTACGTAGATAAATCCAAAATCTTGAAATGCGGAAACTAATGATGGTAAATCCGTAGTCAACACAAACTCTTTGATTTGTTCTGCTGGTAATTCAATACGTGCGGTATCACCTTCAGAACGCACGCGCAAATTCTTCCAACCCAGCTTTCTCAAGAAAATTTCTGCTCTACCTACTCGTTGCAACTTGGCTACGGTAATCTCTTCACCGTAGGGAAAGCGAGAACTAAGACAAGGTTGAGCAGGTTTATCCCACCAAGGTAAACCGAGTTGTTGTGAAAGTTGACGGATTTCGACTTTAGTGACACCAACTTCTGCTAAAGGCGATCGCGCACCTCTTTCTTTAGCAGCCTGTATTCCTGGGCGATAATCATGCAAATCATCAGCATTCACTCCATCCACCACATAGGGATAACCCAACTCCCTAGCTAAAGGTTTGAGAGTGTCGTGCAATTCACTTTTGCAGAAATAACAGCGATTGACAGGGTTAGACGTGTAATTGGGATTTTCCATCTCGTGAGTCTGAACAATTTGATGACGAATCCCAATAGTTGCTGCTTGAATTTTGGCGTCTTCCAACTCTTCTGGTAATAGCGAAGGAGAAACAGCTGTGACAGCTAAAGCGCGATCGCCTAACACATCATAAGCAATCTTAGCAACTAAAGTGCTGTCAACGCCTCCAGAGTAGGCAATCAAGGCTTGCTCCATTTCTGCAAATAAGGCTTTGAGTCGCTCAAGCTTTTCTGTCACCATAACTTTCCAATCCTGCAAAAAATCAATAGCACCCAACATATTCCATTTTAGGCACCTATTCCCTAGATTGAGGATTTCGTGGAATGTTAATGATGTATGAGTATACTAGTAGAATTTTTAAATAACATTTACTGGTAGATAATTTGACATTCAAATATCATTTGTAAAGAAAATAGTCGATGGCTCAGATTTTAAAGCAAGTAGTTGTGGCGTATATTGCTCATCTAAGTTTTCCATATCTATTTGTAGACAACCTAAGTCAAAAGCTGTTTTGAGGTCGCGCCCATAGCCTAATGATTGATAAAATGCTGTAGCAAAACTAAGTGCTGATTCATCTGTAATTTCTGTAGACATCCCAACTACGCCATCAATGTGTTGGGCGATCGCTTTTGCTTGGGGTTCAGAGTAGCAGGCATTCAGAACAACGCAGCGAATATTATCTTTTAATATAGAAAATAATTGACTAAATGCTCTAACTGAAACAGGATGGTAGTTACCAAAGTTATCTTCTAAAATAATTTCACTGTCTTCACTTCCATGACCAGTAAAATGTACGATATCAGGTTTATGACGTAGCAGAAGACCCTGTAAATCGCTGACGCGCACAGCCCAATGTTGGATAACCTCAAATTTATCACCAAATTCTGCTTGACGCAGTGCTTGATCAATTGAGCGACTCTCTTGATCTAATCTCAGATGAGTAGTGTCTGAAGGATTGGCTGCCAAAAAAAGGATTTTAATTATTTTATTATTACTTTTGATATTATTTAAGTTTTGAATACTCTCTTTAACAAGAATATCTTGTTCAATTGCATTCGTTAAATCTAAAAGTGCAGAGATAATACGATTCTTTTCTCGTCTCATTTCTTCTGTACTTAAAATACCTTTGCGTTCATTTTCTTGTAATTGGTTTAAATTAGCTGCGTGTAAAATTACTTCATTATGATAGCGGGATGAGTATTCATTAGTAATTTCTGTTAGTTGCAAAATAGCATTTTGTAACTCACTCTGTTGAATTAGTTTTTTAATATTAATTAATCCCTTATTCATGTTTAATCTATAGGTAAAAATAATTGATTAATCAACTGGTTTTTTAGATAGGGTATCAACGGAATATATGCTAGGCTGGCGAGCATGTAGTATTTTATTACTGAT
This region of Nostoc sp. UHCC 0302 genomic DNA includes:
- a CDS encoding class I SAM-dependent methyltransferase — its product is MLEKHFKSNLSKQTEVSSVLSVGPGEFDRQLIQFLQQYVPEGQTLKYVTVEPNHVHRQIFEATMQSPGLSEVNLEMHPVMIVDFQTDEQFDCIHYTHSLYHMPGQEEQLILKSLNMLKDGGVLIITLETEEAVIFKLINQYSEIAGKEEYWQETSHVEANKLRKIIDNIGLSYKFESYPEYLDVSACFNHNSEEGRVLMDFLFQANLRNASSELNQRLLSLVDEVAFEENGRKMLYLPSGTFLIPKQ
- the cynS gene encoding cyanase codes for the protein MSIPDITQKLLAAKQKKELSFADLEKILGRDEVWIAALFYRQASASEEEAKLLVEALELDASYIQELTEYPVKGLGPVVPTDPLIYRFYEIMQVYGLPIKAVIHDKFGDGIMSAIDFTLDVEKEEDPKGDRVKVIMSGKFLPYKKW
- a CDS encoding site-specific DNA-methyltransferase; this translates as MKKEQIKPDKEIIFNPYYIHHSGAAYLGDSLELIKFIDDNSINLILTSPPFALTRKKEYGNESAEKYIEWFLPFAYEFKRVLANNGSFVLDLGGAYLPGHPVRSIYQYELLVKLCREVGFFLAQEFYHYNPARLPTPAEWVTIKRIRVKDSVNVVWWLSKTPNPKADNRKILKPYSQSMKKLLKNGYKSKIRPSGHEISDKFQKDNQGAIPPNLLEIANTESNSAYLRQCKAVGIKPHPARFPQGFAEFFIKFLTDEGDIVLDPFAGSNTTGFVAETLQRRWISFEINEDYVVGSRYRFSQ
- a CDS encoding SGNH/GDSL hydrolase family protein codes for the protein MRDPYLLAAGLLTGLAIPASALPHMSIILQDNSRFLWDLKQGSQPIVNQKIIPSVNKLSSPELSNQALQLLGNVQPTVGEKVIPNEDVSLPQLSSQEVSAPTESSLNPNLPTATSTLISGSQLYYQRLAALKTGQVYKRVDSDSVQSMWDSAKKHQLTYEDWKILLALEAKAIAQGQGRNHLSILLGDSLSLWFPNEKLPTGKLWLNQGISGDTSSGILRRLGAFSATRPDVIYVMAGINDMRKGASDQAILRNYRRIIRSLRQDHPKTQIIVQSILPTRLSTISNSRIRRVNAQLALITKQEGANYLNLYSWFTDMQGNLRSELTTDGLHLSKDGYDVWESVLQQVELKLVQSKN
- a CDS encoding DUF4864 domain-containing protein: MEVTDHDAITIRSVIECQLAAFQKDDAQGAFAFASQGIQAQFGTPENFIQMVRTSYPAVYRPRSIFFEKITIIQKNITQPVLLLAPNGVPVRALYFMEKQPDHTWRINGCFLVSIEAKII
- the larE gene encoding ATP-dependent sacrificial sulfur transferase LarE gives rise to the protein MVTEKLERLKALFAEMEQALIAYSGGVDSTLVAKIAYDVLGDRALAVTAVSPSLLPEELEDAKIQAATIGIRHQIVQTHEMENPNYTSNPVNRCYFCKSELHDTLKPLARELGYPYVVDGVNADDLHDYRPGIQAAKERGARSPLAEVGVTKVEIRQLSQQLGLPWWDKPAQPCLSSRFPYGEEITVAKLQRVGRAEIFLRKLGWKNLRVRSEGDTARIELPAEQIKEFVLTTDLPSLVSAFQDFGFIYVTLDLEGYRSGKLNQVLQVSNKESLSAKP
- a CDS encoding CHAT domain-containing protein; translated protein: MNKGLINIKKLIQQSELQNAILQLTEITNEYSSRYHNEVILHAANLNQLQENERKGILSTEEMRREKNRIISALLDLTNAIEQDILVKESIQNLNNIKSNNKIIKILFLAANPSDTTHLRLDQESRSIDQALRQAEFGDKFEVIQHWAVRVSDLQGLLLRHKPDIVHFTGHGSEDSEIILEDNFGNYHPVSVRAFSQLFSILKDNIRCVVLNACYSEPQAKAIAQHIDGVVGMSTEITDESALSFATAFYQSLGYGRDLKTAFDLGCLQIDMENLDEQYTPQLLALKSEPSTIFFTNDI